TATTTTATATACTATATACTTAGACCAGTAAAGGTCATCGGTACTGCCTCACGCTGTGAAGCGACAGGCAGTATCATTTTTCGATAATATTTTTGATGTAACATTTGTATCTATTCCAGGTTTAAAGTTTTAAAAGCAATAAAAAGCCCTTAAGTTTACAACAAATTACCTTCCATTAAGCAGCTGCTGTTTTTTGGATCACACAAACAAACACATATTTATGACTATTCTCACCTTTACAATCATCCTTCTCCTGGGTGCTTTTGTAGCAGGGCTCTTAGGATCCCTGACAGGCTTAGGCGGAGGGGTCGTTGTCATCCCTTTATTGACTCTTCTGTTTCATGTCGATATCCGTTATGCCATCGGAGCGGCCTTGTTGGCTTCCATAGCGACATCATCTGGTGCAGCCACAGCCTATGTCAAAGAAGGCATCACCAACATCCGGCTTGGAATGTTTTTAGAAATAGCGACCACGATTGGTGCTGTTATCGGAGCTGTCATCGCCATTTACATGCCGACGAACACCATTGCAATCATTTTTGGTGTTGTACTGATCTTCTCCGCAGCAATGACTATACGGAAGAAAAACGAACATGCGCTATCCGGCGGTTCTGCTTTGGCTGAAAAATTGAAACTGAATAGCACCTACCCTGCTGATGGAAAATTGATCCCGTATAAGCTGACCAACGTTGTCGGCGGCTTCTCTTTGATGGGGGTTGCAGGAATACTTTCCGGATTACTAGGAATCGGTTCCGGTTCCCTTAAAGTACTCGCGATGGACAGCATGATGAAAATTCCATTTAAAGTCAGTACGACAACGAGTAACTTTATGATCGGTGTCACCGCAGCTGCTTCTGCAGTGGTCTATTTACAAAGGGGATATATGGATCCAGGTATTGCTTTTCCGGTTATACTAGGCGTATTATGCGGTGCCATTACAGGATCCAAACTCTTAAAGCGCATGAACCCAAAGACTTTACGTATTATTTTCGCCGTCGCCATTACTTTGGTGGCCTTGGAAATGATCTTCAACGGATTCCAGCATAAATTCTAAAAACGGTAGCTTACCAGATTTAGGATTTTAAGTTTGTAACGTCCTTCCACTAGACAATGAAGGACCTAATTACTCAAAATGAAACAAGTATTTTCGAAACACTATTGGGGAGACAAGGACATCTCACTGTTGGTAGGACAAATTTTACGAATAGGCGTTATATTGGCGTCCTCTATTCTTATTCTCGGCGGTATCTTCTACCTGATTGTTCATGGACAGGACACCGTA
The Sphingobacterium multivorum genome window above contains:
- a CDS encoding sulfite exporter TauE/SafE family protein, with translation MTILTFTIILLLGAFVAGLLGSLTGLGGGVVVIPLLTLLFHVDIRYAIGAALLASIATSSGAATAYVKEGITNIRLGMFLEIATTIGAVIGAVIAIYMPTNTIAIIFGVVLIFSAAMTIRKKNEHALSGGSALAEKLKLNSTYPADGKLIPYKLTNVVGGFSLMGVAGILSGLLGIGSGSLKVLAMDSMMKIPFKVSTTTSNFMIGVTAAASAVVYLQRGYMDPGIAFPVILGVLCGAITGSKLLKRMNPKTLRIIFAVAITLVALEMIFNGFQHKF